One genomic segment of Mangifera indica cultivar Alphonso chromosome 6, CATAS_Mindica_2.1, whole genome shotgun sequence includes these proteins:
- the LOC123218561 gene encoding protein PHLOEM PROTEIN 2-LIKE A1-like, with the protein MALQLPHNYHEIVKEADSHIDMSSQEKLNNQLCSGILLCKNQTKFWVDNNTKMNSFVLFPRTLSITWGNDARYWKWTYEKESSGAYVEVAELLEVCWAEVKGKFDTNKLTPGTFYKLAFVVKFNEDASEWENLVNLKLDLPNGTQIQRKESFKNKPKNQWIEILVAEFRVQKNEKQGVMEFSMTETSDFHWKKGIVLNGVVIQPVT; encoded by the exons ATGGCGCTGCAACTTCCACATAACTATCATGAAATCGTTAAGGAAGCTGATTCACATATCGACATGTCCTCCCAGGAGAAGCTTAACAATCAGCTGTGCTCTGGAATTTTGTTGTGCAAAAACCAGACG AAGTTTTGGGTTGACAACAATACCAAGATGAAtagctttgttttgtttccgAGGACTCTATCAATCACTTGGGGAAACGATGCACGCTATTGGAAGTGGACTTATGAAAAAGAGTCGAG TGGTGCTTATGTGGAGGTGGCTGAACTGTTAGAAGTATGTTGGGCTGAGGTTAAGGGGAAATTCGACACAAACAAGCTCACCCCAGGGACTTTTTACAAGCTTGCCTTTGTGGTCAAGTTTAATGAAGATGCTTCTGAATGGGAAAATCTTGTGAATCTCAAACTCGATCTCCCGAATGGAACCCAGATACAACGCAAAGAAAGCTTTAAGAATAAGCCCAAAAACCAGTGGATTGAGATCCTAGTTGCTGAGTTTAGAGTTCAAAAGAATGAAAAGCAAGGGGTGATGGAGTTCTCTATGACTGAAACCAGTGACTTCCATTGGAAAAAAGGAATTGTCCTCAATGGAGTCGTCATTCAGCCAGTGACATAA